Proteins from a genomic interval of Ralstonia wenshanensis:
- a CDS encoding LysR substrate-binding domain-containing protein: MSTPLVRLASLDLLRGFVAVGRRMSITLAADDLCLTQSAVSRQVSALEDALGVKLLVRGHRSIAFTPEGERLFRSADSAVQQLQDAIGAIRVAAERRPVTITASIGVTGLWLLPRLARFQLQYPDIDVRVATNNRLVDLKNEGIELAIRYCPPTDAPPGAIRLFGETVAPVAHPSLGLRSLDSAEALAGLTLLDFDDRDLRRPWLQWTDWLAAAGWSHAKPRTVLRFNQHDQIIHAAVAGQGIALGRLELIAPLLADGRLVTVPTIAPGVRNTHAYWLIQSEPNPRRDVRDVAAWICSEAAAQATHASDASELA, translated from the coding sequence ATGTCGACTCCACTGGTTCGGTTGGCCTCCCTGGACTTGTTGCGCGGCTTCGTCGCGGTAGGCCGGCGCATGAGCATCACGCTCGCCGCCGATGATCTGTGTCTGACGCAATCGGCCGTGAGCCGGCAGGTGTCTGCGCTGGAGGACGCGCTGGGCGTGAAGCTGCTGGTGCGCGGGCACCGCTCGATCGCGTTCACGCCCGAAGGTGAACGCCTGTTCCGTAGCGCCGACAGTGCCGTGCAGCAGTTGCAGGACGCCATCGGCGCCATTCGCGTGGCGGCCGAACGACGGCCGGTGACGATCACCGCCAGCATCGGCGTGACCGGCCTGTGGCTGCTGCCGCGCCTGGCGCGCTTCCAGCTGCAATACCCCGACATCGACGTGCGCGTGGCCACCAACAACCGGCTCGTCGACCTGAAGAACGAAGGGATCGAGCTTGCCATCCGGTATTGCCCACCGACCGATGCGCCGCCCGGCGCCATCCGGCTATTTGGGGAGACCGTGGCGCCGGTCGCGCATCCGTCGCTGGGGCTGCGCTCGCTGGATTCCGCCGAGGCGCTTGCGGGCCTGACGCTGCTCGACTTTGACGACCGCGACCTGCGCCGCCCCTGGCTGCAATGGACAGACTGGCTGGCCGCTGCCGGCTGGAGCCACGCCAAGCCGCGCACCGTGCTGCGCTTCAACCAGCACGACCAGATCATCCATGCAGCGGTGGCCGGCCAGGGCATCGCGCTCGGGCGTCTGGAGTTGATCGCGCCGCTGCTGGCCGACGGCCGTCTGGTCACCGTACCGACCATCGCCCCCGGCGTGCGTAACACGCATGCGTACTGGCTGATCCAGTCCGAGCCGAACCCGCGCCGCGACGTGCGCGATGTGGCCGCCTGGATCTGTTCAGAAGCGGCCGCCCAGGCCACGCATGCGTCTGACGCATCCGAACTTGCATGA
- a CDS encoding MFS transporter codes for MTSKTLTQSPWLPVLAGGAVIGVALGIRHVQGLFLVPVTMDHGWTRETFGLAIALQNLIWGAAQPFAGMLADRYGAAKVVVAGIVVYALGLLLMAHAGTPLGFTLSAGGLIGLGLSGTSFGVVYGAISRLTPPERRSWALGVAGAVGGVGQFVMVPTAQGLLSTVGWVTALVVMAVIMAMFVPLATPLREKASTAAAQEAHQSMGAAIREAFAHRGFWLLNLGFLTCGFQLAFIGAHMPAYLLDKGLTGRHGMIALALIAAANIVGTYYCGALGGLFRRKYLLSLLYLIRTAAIALFILLPLSPATLYAFAIVMGLLWLGTVPLTNGLLSQVFGVRYIGTLFGFVFLGHQIGAFLGVWLGGVVYDHLHSYDAIWFGAMVLGVVAALLHWPIDDRQLARTPVAQPA; via the coding sequence ATGACATCGAAAACTCTTACGCAATCGCCTTGGTTGCCGGTCTTGGCCGGCGGAGCGGTGATCGGCGTGGCGTTGGGCATTCGGCACGTGCAAGGTCTCTTCCTCGTGCCCGTCACGATGGACCATGGTTGGACACGCGAAACCTTTGGCCTGGCGATCGCGTTGCAAAACCTCATCTGGGGCGCGGCACAGCCGTTTGCAGGCATGCTGGCAGACCGCTACGGGGCGGCCAAGGTGGTGGTTGCCGGCATCGTCGTCTACGCGCTTGGTTTGCTGCTGATGGCACATGCGGGCACGCCGCTGGGCTTCACGCTGTCTGCCGGCGGGCTGATCGGGCTGGGGCTCTCAGGCACGTCATTCGGCGTCGTGTATGGCGCAATCAGCCGATTGACGCCGCCCGAGCGGCGTAGCTGGGCGCTGGGCGTGGCGGGCGCCGTGGGCGGAGTCGGCCAGTTCGTGATGGTGCCGACCGCACAGGGTTTGCTGAGCACGGTGGGCTGGGTGACGGCGCTGGTCGTCATGGCGGTGATCATGGCGATGTTCGTGCCGCTGGCCACGCCGCTGCGTGAGAAGGCTTCAACTGCCGCTGCGCAAGAGGCGCATCAAAGCATGGGCGCGGCCATCCGCGAGGCCTTTGCTCACCGCGGTTTCTGGCTGCTGAATCTTGGGTTCCTGACGTGCGGATTCCAGCTCGCCTTTATCGGTGCGCACATGCCGGCGTATCTGCTCGACAAAGGGCTCACCGGCCGGCACGGCATGATCGCGCTGGCGCTGATTGCCGCCGCCAACATCGTCGGCACGTATTACTGCGGTGCGTTGGGCGGGCTGTTCCGGCGCAAGTATCTGCTGTCGTTGCTGTACCTGATTCGCACGGCGGCGATTGCGCTGTTCATCCTGCTGCCGCTGTCGCCGGCAACGTTGTATGCGTTTGCCATCGTGATGGGCCTGCTGTGGCTCGGCACGGTACCGCTGACGAACGGGCTGCTGTCGCAGGTGTTTGGCGTGCGCTACATCGGCACGCTGTTCGGCTTCGTGTTCCTCGGCCACCAGATCGGCGCGTTCCTGGGCGTTTGGCTGGGCGGCGTGGTGTACGACCACCTGCATTCCTACGATGCGATCTGGTTTGGCGCGATGGTGCTCGGCGTGGTGGCTGCGCTGCTGCACTGGCCGATCGACGATCGCCAACTTGCGCGCACGCCGGTGGCGCAACCGGCATGA
- a CDS encoding ABC-F family ATPase: MLSTANITMQFGPKPLFENISVKFGEGNRYGLIGANGCGKSTFMKILGGDLEPSSGNVILEPGVRLGKLRQDQFAYEDMRVLDVVMMGHTEMWAAAQERDAIYANPEATDDDYMKAADLEAKYAEYDGYTAEARAGELLMGVGIPTDQHNGTMSNVAPGWKLRVLLAQALFSNPDVLLLDEPTNNLDINTIRWLESVLNERNSTMIIISHDRHFLNSVCTHMADMDYGTLKVYPGNYDDYMEASLQARERLQAANARAKERISDLQDFVRRFSANKSKARQATSRLKMIDKIKVEDIKPSSRQNPFVRFEMEKKLHNLAVETENARKTYDRKIFDGLTMAVRAGERIAIIGENGAGKTTLLRCLLNGAVKTGVQRGIEIDGGTVKWAENANVGYMPQDTYEEFPEDRDLMDWMSQWTQAGDDDQSLRGTMGRLLFSADDIKKSVKVLSGGEKGRMIWGKLMLGRHNVLALDEPTNHMDMESIESLQIALDKFEGTLIFVSHDRELISALATRVIEVRPDGTLTDYLGTYDEYLQSQGVEV, translated from the coding sequence GTGCTTTCCACCGCCAACATCACCATGCAGTTCGGGCCCAAGCCCTTGTTCGAGAACATCTCGGTCAAGTTTGGCGAGGGCAATCGCTATGGCCTGATCGGCGCCAACGGCTGCGGCAAGTCGACCTTCATGAAGATCCTGGGCGGCGATCTGGAACCGAGCTCCGGCAACGTGATCCTGGAGCCAGGCGTGCGCCTGGGCAAGCTGCGCCAGGACCAGTTCGCCTACGAAGACATGCGCGTGCTGGACGTGGTGATGATGGGCCACACCGAAATGTGGGCCGCCGCGCAGGAGCGCGATGCCATCTACGCGAACCCGGAAGCGACCGACGACGACTACATGAAGGCCGCCGACCTGGAGGCCAAGTACGCCGAATACGACGGCTACACCGCCGAAGCGCGTGCCGGTGAACTGCTGATGGGCGTGGGCATTCCGACCGATCAGCACAACGGCACGATGAGCAACGTCGCGCCCGGCTGGAAGCTGCGCGTGCTGCTGGCACAGGCACTGTTCTCGAACCCGGACGTGCTGCTGCTGGACGAGCCGACCAACAACCTCGACATCAACACGATCCGCTGGCTGGAATCGGTGCTCAACGAGCGCAACTCCACCATGATCATCATCTCCCACGATCGCCACTTCCTGAACTCGGTCTGCACGCACATGGCCGACATGGACTACGGCACGCTCAAGGTCTACCCGGGCAACTACGACGACTACATGGAAGCCTCCCTGCAGGCGCGCGAACGCCTGCAGGCTGCCAACGCGCGGGCCAAGGAGCGCATCTCCGACCTGCAGGACTTCGTGCGCCGCTTCTCGGCCAACAAGTCCAAGGCACGCCAGGCTACGTCGCGCCTGAAGATGATCGACAAGATCAAGGTGGAGGACATCAAACCGTCGTCGCGCCAGAACCCCTTCGTCCGTTTCGAGATGGAGAAGAAGCTGCACAACCTGGCGGTGGAAACCGAGAACGCGCGCAAGACATACGACCGCAAGATTTTCGATGGCCTGACCATGGCCGTGCGTGCGGGCGAGCGGATCGCCATCATCGGTGAGAACGGCGCGGGTAAGACCACGCTGCTGCGCTGCCTGCTGAACGGCGCCGTGAAGACCGGCGTGCAGCGCGGCATCGAGATCGACGGCGGCACCGTCAAGTGGGCCGAGAACGCCAATGTCGGCTACATGCCGCAGGACACCTACGAAGAATTCCCCGAAGACCGCGACCTGATGGACTGGATGAGCCAGTGGACGCAGGCAGGTGACGATGACCAATCGCTGCGTGGCACGATGGGCCGCCTGCTGTTCTCGGCCGACGACATCAAGAAGAGCGTGAAGGTGCTTTCCGGTGGCGAGAAGGGCCGCATGATCTGGGGCAAGCTGATGCTGGGCCGTCACAACGTGCTGGCTCTGGACGAGCCGACCAACCACATGGACATGGAATCCATCGAGTCGCTGCAGATCGCGCTGGACAAGTTCGAAGGCACGCTGATCTTCGTGTCGCACGATCGCGAGTTGATTAGCGCCCTGGCCACGCGCGTAATCGAAGTGCGCCCGGACGGCACGCTCACCGACTACCTCGGCACCTACGACGAATACCTGCAGAGCCAGGGCGTCGAAGTCTGA
- a CDS encoding isocitrate lyase/PEP mutase family protein has protein sequence MPTQIEKAHAFRTLHERSGTFVIPNPWDPGSARLLASLGFEALTSTSAGFAFSRGLPDYGVGRDTILAHVADLAAATDVPMAADLENGFGDAPETVAETIRLAGATGIVGGSIEDATGRADAPIYSLEAAVERVRAAVEAARSLPFPFTLTARAENHLHGRNDLADTIRRLQAFQDAGADVLYAPGLKTRDEIATVLREIDRPLNVLMGFADGNLSVAELTELGVKRISVGATLARVAMGAFQRAAQELRTAGTFNFARDAASGAKLNSLFAPFA, from the coding sequence ATGCCGACCCAGATCGAAAAAGCTCACGCCTTCCGCACGCTGCACGAGCGCAGCGGCACCTTCGTGATCCCCAACCCGTGGGACCCGGGCTCGGCCCGGCTGCTGGCATCGCTCGGCTTCGAAGCGTTGACCAGCACCAGCGCGGGCTTCGCGTTCTCGCGCGGGCTGCCCGACTATGGCGTCGGCCGCGACACCATCCTCGCGCATGTGGCGGACCTCGCTGCCGCTACGGACGTACCCATGGCGGCCGACCTGGAGAACGGCTTTGGCGATGCGCCGGAAACCGTGGCTGAGACGATCCGCCTGGCAGGCGCCACCGGCATCGTCGGCGGCTCGATTGAAGACGCCACGGGCCGCGCAGATGCGCCCATCTATTCGCTGGAAGCTGCGGTTGAACGCGTGCGCGCCGCGGTGGAGGCTGCGCGCTCGCTGCCGTTTCCGTTCACGCTCACCGCGCGCGCCGAGAACCACCTGCACGGCCGCAACGACCTAGCTGATACGATCCGCCGCCTGCAGGCCTTCCAGGACGCCGGCGCCGACGTGCTTTACGCCCCAGGCCTGAAAACGCGCGACGAGATCGCCACCGTCCTGCGCGAGATCGATCGCCCGCTCAATGTGCTGATGGGTTTTGCCGACGGCAACCTGAGCGTGGCCGAGTTGACCGAACTGGGCGTCAAGCGCATCAGCGTCGGCGCCACGCTGGCGCGCGTGGCCATGGGCGCGTTCCAGCGTGCAGCGCAAGAACTGCGCACCGCCGGCACGTTCAACTTTGCACGCGATGCCGCCAGCGGGGCCAAGCTCAACAGCCTCTTTGCGCCGTTCGCCTGA
- the tadA gene encoding tRNA adenosine(34) deaminase TadA, which yields MTTPHVLTPPADMSAHERDGYWMQQALVQAKFAWGQGEVPVGAVVVRGNEIVGVGYNAPIGTHDPSAHAEMRALRQAAENLGNYRLPDCEVFVTLEPCVMCAGAMLHARVARVVYGAPDPKTGAAGSILDLFAETRLNHQTAIAGSVLAQECGDMLRAFFAERRASQKAARLASTEPDESAT from the coding sequence ATGACCACACCGCACGTCCTCACCCCACCTGCCGACATGTCCGCCCACGAGCGCGACGGCTACTGGATGCAGCAGGCGCTCGTGCAGGCCAAGTTCGCATGGGGGCAGGGCGAGGTGCCGGTGGGTGCGGTGGTCGTGCGCGGCAACGAGATCGTCGGCGTCGGCTACAACGCGCCGATCGGCACGCATGATCCATCCGCGCATGCCGAAATGCGCGCCCTGCGCCAGGCCGCCGAAAATCTCGGCAACTACCGCCTGCCCGATTGCGAAGTCTTCGTGACACTGGAGCCGTGCGTGATGTGCGCCGGCGCCATGCTGCATGCCCGCGTGGCGCGCGTCGTGTATGGCGCGCCCGACCCCAAAACGGGTGCAGCCGGCAGCATCCTCGACCTGTTTGCAGAAACGCGTCTGAACCACCAGACCGCCATCGCCGGCAGTGTGCTCGCGCAGGAATGCGGCGACATGCTGCGCGCCTTCTTCGCCGAGCGCCGCGCGAGCCAGAAGGCCGCACGCCTGGCGTCCACCGAACCCGACGAATCTGCCACATGA
- a CDS encoding MFS transporter has product MTSSPTDVKPPGGLRQIPTGIWVLGCVSLLMDIASEMIHSLLPLFMVSVLGASALSVGLIEGLGESTALIVKIFSGTLSDYLGKRKGLAAFGYALGALSKPLFAMAPTAGVVLTARLVDRLGKGIRGAPRDALVADIAPPALRGAAFGLRQALDTVGAFLGPLLAVGLMLLWADDFRAVFWVAVVPALLSVALLMFGLREPETHDGARRTNPIRRDNLQRLNGAYWWVVMIGAVFTLARFSEAFLVLRAQQGGIPVALVPLVMVAMNVVYALAAYPFGKLSDRMSHTKLLALGLVVLIAADVVLGLSAHWSVVIAGVALWGVHMGITQGLLATMIADTAPADLRGTAYGMFNLVSGLAMLGASVLAGLLWDKLGAAATFHAGAVFCVLALGLLAIRGKSSGPIT; this is encoded by the coding sequence ATGACATCCTCCCCAACCGATGTAAAGCCGCCTGGCGGCCTGCGCCAGATTCCCACCGGCATCTGGGTGCTGGGCTGCGTCAGCCTGCTGATGGACATCGCCTCCGAGATGATCCACAGCCTGCTGCCGCTGTTCATGGTGTCAGTGCTGGGAGCAAGTGCCTTGTCGGTCGGCCTGATCGAGGGGCTGGGCGAATCGACTGCGCTCATCGTCAAGATTTTCTCCGGCACGCTGAGCGACTACCTTGGCAAGCGCAAGGGCCTGGCGGCGTTCGGCTATGCGCTGGGCGCGCTGTCCAAGCCGCTGTTCGCCATGGCGCCCACGGCCGGCGTTGTGCTGACGGCTCGCCTGGTGGACCGCCTCGGCAAAGGCATCCGCGGTGCACCGCGCGATGCGCTGGTCGCCGACATTGCCCCGCCTGCGCTGCGCGGCGCGGCCTTCGGGCTACGGCAGGCGCTCGATACCGTGGGCGCATTTCTGGGGCCGCTTCTGGCCGTCGGGCTGATGCTGCTGTGGGCCGATGATTTTCGCGCCGTGTTCTGGGTGGCCGTGGTGCCGGCACTGTTGTCCGTAGCGCTGCTGATGTTTGGCCTGCGCGAGCCCGAGACCCACGACGGCGCGCGCCGCACCAACCCCATCCGCCGCGACAACCTCCAGCGGCTGAACGGCGCGTACTGGTGGGTGGTGATGATCGGCGCAGTCTTCACACTTGCACGTTTTTCCGAGGCCTTTCTGGTCCTGCGTGCACAGCAAGGCGGCATTCCCGTGGCACTGGTGCCGCTGGTCATGGTGGCGATGAACGTCGTCTATGCGCTGGCCGCGTATCCGTTCGGCAAGCTCTCAGACCGCATGAGCCATACGAAGCTGCTGGCGCTAGGGCTGGTGGTGCTGATTGCCGCGGATGTGGTGCTTGGCCTGTCTGCCCACTGGAGCGTGGTGATCGCGGGCGTGGCGTTGTGGGGCGTGCATATGGGCATCACGCAGGGCTTGCTGGCAACCATGATCGCCGATACCGCACCGGCCGACTTGCGCGGCACCGCTTACGGCATGTTCAACCTGGTAAGCGGGCTGGCCATGTTGGGCGCCAGCGTTCTGGCCGGGCTGCTGTGGGACAAGCTGGGCGCAGCCGCAACGTTCCACGCGGGTGCGGTGTTCTGTGTGCTGGCGTTGGGGCTGCTGGCGATACGCGGGAAATCTTCCGGGCCGATCACTTGA
- the queE gene encoding 7-carboxy-7-deazaguanine synthase gives MTYAVKEIFYTLQGEGANTGRAAVFCRFAGCNLWSGREADRATAVCQFCDTDFVGTDGTQGGKYPTADALADTVAAEWPADATGGKPLVICTGGEPLLQLDTPLIDALHARSFEIAIETNGTIAVPEGIDWVCVSPKMGSELVVTRGDELKVVIPQDGQNLDAYERLDFQHFFLQAMDGPLARQNTAAAVALCQRRPRWRLSLQTHKMLGIR, from the coding sequence ATGACTTACGCCGTCAAGGAAATTTTCTACACGCTGCAAGGCGAGGGTGCCAACACCGGCCGCGCAGCCGTCTTCTGCCGCTTTGCCGGCTGCAATCTCTGGAGTGGGCGCGAAGCCGATCGCGCCACCGCCGTCTGCCAGTTCTGTGACACCGACTTCGTCGGCACGGACGGCACGCAAGGCGGCAAATACCCCACCGCCGACGCACTTGCCGATACCGTTGCAGCCGAATGGCCGGCCGACGCCACGGGCGGCAAACCGCTCGTCATCTGCACCGGCGGCGAGCCGCTGCTGCAACTCGACACGCCGCTGATCGACGCGTTGCACGCACGCAGCTTCGAAATCGCCATCGAAACCAACGGCACCATCGCCGTGCCGGAAGGCATCGACTGGGTGTGCGTGAGCCCCAAGATGGGCTCCGAACTCGTCGTCACGCGTGGCGACGAGCTGAAGGTGGTGATCCCGCAAGATGGGCAGAATCTCGACGCATACGAACGGCTGGATTTCCAGCATTTCTTCCTGCAGGCCATGGACGGCCCGCTTGCCCGGCAGAATACGGCGGCAGCCGTTGCGCTGTGCCAGCGCCGGCCGCGCTGGCGCCTGTCGCTGCAAACCCATAAGATGCTGGGCATCCGCTAA
- the ldcA gene encoding muramoyltetrapeptide carboxypeptidase has product MTTVRLIAPSGYPNDAAIAERGVAALEAQGCTVVNLECLSRQHQRFAGGELARLADLHQIGTGPGQEIAMAIRGGYGLTRLLDHIDFIDIGRRAQATDAIIVGHSDFTVFSLAYLAATGGVTFAGPHVCSDFGLENIDPFMVEHFWGILRNPTYALRVDVPQPNGCARPGRYAGTLWGGNLAMLCSLIGTPYLPDIRDGVLFVEDINEHPYRVERMLLQLQQAGVLETQQALVLGDFSGYRTTPYDAGYDFDAMRDYLAERLSIPVVTGLPFGHCPTKATLPIGAQAELDVDATGFTLHLSGYPTLKA; this is encoded by the coding sequence ATGACCACTGTCCGCCTGATTGCGCCTTCCGGTTATCCGAACGATGCGGCCATTGCCGAGCGCGGCGTGGCGGCGTTGGAAGCGCAGGGCTGCACGGTCGTCAACCTTGAATGCTTGAGCCGGCAGCATCAGCGTTTTGCAGGTGGCGAACTTGCGCGATTGGCTGACCTGCACCAGATCGGCACGGGCCCTGGCCAGGAAATCGCCATGGCAATCCGCGGGGGGTACGGCCTCACGCGCTTGCTGGACCATATCGACTTCATCGACATCGGTCGTCGCGCGCAGGCGACGGACGCCATCATCGTGGGGCACAGCGATTTCACCGTGTTCTCGCTGGCGTACCTGGCGGCTACGGGCGGCGTGACGTTTGCCGGCCCGCACGTGTGTTCGGACTTCGGGCTGGAAAACATCGACCCATTCATGGTCGAGCACTTCTGGGGCATTTTGCGCAACCCGACCTATGCGTTGCGCGTGGATGTGCCGCAACCGAATGGTTGCGCGCGGCCTGGCCGCTACGCTGGCACGCTCTGGGGCGGCAACCTGGCCATGCTGTGCAGCCTCATCGGCACGCCGTATCTGCCGGATATCCGCGACGGCGTCCTGTTTGTTGAAGACATCAACGAGCATCCGTACCGCGTGGAACGCATGCTGCTGCAGTTACAGCAAGCCGGCGTGCTGGAGACGCAGCAGGCGCTGGTGCTGGGTGACTTCTCGGGCTATCGCACCACGCCTTACGATGCCGGCTACGATTTCGACGCCATGCGCGATTACTTGGCCGAACGCCTCTCGATTCCGGTCGTCACAGGCTTGCCGTTCGGCCATTGCCCGACCAAGGCGACGCTGCCGATCGGCGCACAGGCCGAGCTGGATGTCGACGCCACGGGCTTTACGCTGCACTTATCGGGGTATCCGACGCTGAAGGCATAA
- a CDS encoding LysR family transcriptional regulator — MDRITSAEVFVAIVERGSLSAAAEGLDMSRAMVTRYLAEMEAWSGARLLHRTTRRIGLTPAGEVTLARCRQMLEIASQMAVADGLEADTPRGLLRIACAQSLAQQTLSVAVTAYLRRYPQTAVDLVVDNRTINLVEERIDLAVRITNDLDPNLIARPLGTCESVVVAAPSYLAAHGTPRRVEDLAIHNCLTYSYFGKSLWKFTDAKTGAPSDVPVGGNLSANESMVLLTAAREGAGIALQPVFAAAPLIASGQLVRLLPDHVPQALGIHGVYSSRRQMPAALRAMLDFLVDWFKAQPNVMGVK; from the coding sequence ATGGATCGCATCACGTCAGCCGAAGTGTTCGTGGCGATTGTCGAGCGCGGCAGCCTGAGTGCCGCCGCTGAAGGGCTCGACATGTCGCGCGCGATGGTCACGCGTTATCTGGCAGAGATGGAGGCGTGGTCCGGGGCGCGCCTGCTGCACCGGACCACGCGCCGCATCGGCCTGACACCGGCCGGTGAAGTGACGCTCGCGCGCTGCCGCCAGATGCTGGAAATCGCGTCACAGATGGCCGTGGCGGATGGTCTCGAAGCCGATACGCCGCGCGGTCTGCTGCGCATTGCCTGCGCGCAGTCCCTGGCGCAGCAGACGTTGAGCGTGGCGGTGACGGCCTACCTGCGCCGCTATCCGCAAACGGCAGTCGATCTGGTGGTCGACAACCGCACCATCAACCTCGTGGAAGAGCGCATCGACCTGGCCGTGCGCATTACCAATGACCTCGATCCGAACCTGATTGCGCGGCCGCTGGGTACGTGTGAGTCCGTCGTTGTTGCGGCACCGTCGTACCTGGCCGCGCATGGCACACCGCGCCGCGTGGAGGATCTGGCTATTCACAACTGCCTGACGTATTCGTACTTTGGCAAAAGCCTGTGGAAGTTCACGGATGCGAAGACGGGTGCCCCGTCGGACGTGCCGGTGGGCGGCAATCTGAGTGCGAATGAGTCGATGGTGTTATTGACAGCGGCGCGGGAGGGCGCGGGCATTGCGCTGCAGCCGGTGTTTGCTGCCGCGCCGCTGATCGCAAGCGGGCAACTCGTGCGCCTGCTGCCCGACCACGTGCCGCAGGCGCTGGGCATTCACGGCGTGTACAGCTCGCGCAGGCAGATGCCGGCGGCGCTGCGGGCCATGCTGGATTTTCTGGTGGACTGGTTCAAGGCGCAGCCGAACGTCATGGGAGTCAAGTGA
- a CDS encoding 2-hydroxychromene-2-carboxylate isomerase: MDALARPQTAAPEPAAYNATWEALVPAPAVEFWFDFASNYSYLSVMRIEAAAAQLGVRVVWKPFLLGPIFQSLGWASSPFVLQRAKGHYVWQDMARECTKHGLPWTQPSTFPRASVLPLRVALLGADTPWIGAFCQRIMLRNFAQDRDIHTPGAMAEELTALGLPADAILARAQSDASKPHLREQTHAAQIRGIFGAPMFFVGDAMFWGNDRLDDALACAAALQSNPYPLHPG; this comes from the coding sequence ATGGACGCCCTCGCCCGACCGCAGACCGCAGCACCCGAGCCCGCCGCTTACAACGCCACATGGGAAGCGCTCGTCCCCGCGCCGGCCGTGGAGTTCTGGTTCGACTTCGCGAGCAATTACAGCTATCTGAGCGTGATGCGCATCGAGGCCGCTGCGGCACAACTCGGCGTGCGCGTGGTGTGGAAACCGTTCCTGCTGGGGCCGATCTTCCAGTCGCTCGGCTGGGCGAGTTCGCCGTTCGTGCTGCAGCGGGCCAAAGGCCATTACGTCTGGCAGGACATGGCGCGAGAATGCACCAAGCACGGTTTGCCGTGGACGCAGCCGAGCACGTTTCCGCGCGCCTCCGTCCTGCCGCTGCGCGTTGCGCTGCTCGGTGCAGACACGCCGTGGATCGGCGCCTTCTGCCAGCGGATCATGCTGCGCAATTTCGCGCAGGACCGCGACATCCATACGCCCGGCGCCATGGCCGAAGAACTGACGGCGCTCGGATTGCCGGCCGACGCCATCCTCGCCCGGGCCCAGTCCGACGCCAGCAAGCCCCACCTGCGCGAGCAGACGCACGCCGCGCAGATTCGTGGCATCTTTGGCGCTCCCATGTTCTTTGTCGGCGACGCGATGTTTTGGGGCAATGACCGCCTGGACGATGCGCTCGCCTGTGCCGCAGCATTGCAGTCCAACCCTTATCCACTTCACCCCGGATAA
- the queD gene encoding 6-carboxytetrahydropterin synthase QueD, which produces MTKTVSITRRLEFDAGHRIPGHAGQCRNLHGHRYQLELTLEGVVLHNDKAADDGMILDFGDVKQLANKHLVDLWDHAFLVYRGDTKLVEFLNDMEGGHKTVVLNDVPTVENLAQIAFDILEPVFRNTFGHHLRLSKLVLYETPNCWADVKLARPHEQD; this is translated from the coding sequence ATGACCAAGACCGTTTCCATCACGCGCCGGCTCGAATTCGATGCCGGCCACCGCATCCCTGGCCATGCTGGCCAGTGCCGCAACCTGCACGGCCATCGCTATCAGCTCGAACTCACGCTCGAAGGCGTTGTCCTGCACAACGACAAGGCTGCCGACGACGGGATGATTCTCGACTTCGGCGACGTCAAGCAGCTCGCCAACAAGCACCTCGTCGACCTCTGGGATCACGCCTTCCTCGTCTATCGCGGCGATACCAAGCTGGTCGAATTCCTGAACGATATGGAAGGCGGTCACAAGACCGTCGTGCTGAATGACGTGCCCACCGTCGAGAACCTCGCGCAGATTGCGTTCGACATTCTCGAGCCAGTGTTTCGCAACACGTTTGGGCACCATCTGCGTCTGTCCAAACTGGTGCTGTACGAAACCCCGAACTGCTGGGCCGACGTGAAGCTCGCGCGCCCGCACGAGCAGGATTGA